A stretch of the Pseudomonas helvetica genome encodes the following:
- a CDS encoding 5-oxoprolinase subunit PxpA, whose translation MSRLLLNCDIGESFGHWTMGLDAEVMPYIDCANIACGFHAGDPSIMRKTVSLALSQGVQIGAHPAYQDLLGFGRRSMAYSAQELQDLLHYQIGALDGICRAQGTRVSYVKPHGAMYNDMMANPAQLRAVIQAVAAYDPQLPLMLMATRDNHAAQLMGDEYGVTLWFEAFADRAYDSAGHLVSRQLPGSVHHDPETIIQQALTIARGDNLVASDGSALHLQANTLCVHGDNASSVAAVQRIREALNQQSAP comes from the coding sequence GTGAGCCGCCTGCTATTGAACTGCGATATCGGCGAAAGCTTTGGTCACTGGACCATGGGGCTGGATGCCGAAGTGATGCCGTACATCGATTGCGCCAACATTGCCTGCGGGTTCCATGCCGGCGACCCGAGCATCATGCGCAAGACCGTCAGCCTGGCGCTGAGCCAGGGCGTGCAGATCGGCGCGCATCCGGCCTATCAGGATCTGCTGGGGTTTGGCCGCCGTTCCATGGCCTACTCCGCGCAGGAACTTCAGGATCTGCTGCACTACCAGATCGGCGCGCTGGACGGTATTTGCCGGGCGCAGGGAACTCGCGTGAGTTACGTTAAACCCCACGGTGCGATGTACAACGACATGATGGCCAACCCGGCGCAACTGCGGGCGGTGATTCAGGCCGTCGCGGCATATGACCCCCAATTGCCGTTGATGCTGATGGCCACCCGTGACAACCACGCGGCTCAACTGATGGGCGACGAGTACGGGGTGACGCTGTGGTTCGAAGCGTTCGCCGACCGTGCCTATGACAGCGCCGGGCATCTGGTTTCACGGCAGTTGCCGGGGTCGGTGCATCACGATCCTGAGACAATCATTCAACAGGCACTGACCATCGCTCGTGGTGACAACCTTGTCGCCAGCGACGGCAGCGCCTTGCATTTGCAGGCCAATACTCTCTGCGTACACGGCGACAACGCCAGTTCGGTTGCAGCTGTGCAGCGGATCCGTGAAGCGTTGAATCAGCAGAGCGCGCCATGA
- a CDS encoding MoxR family ATPase has product MKFEGTRAYVATDDLKLAVNAAITLERPLLVKGEPGTGKTMLAEQLAESFGAKLITWHIKSTTKAHQGLYEYDAVSRLRDSQLGVDKVHDIRNYLKKGKLWEAFESEERVILLIDEIDKADIEFPNDLLQELDKMEFYVYEIDETIKAKQRPIIIITSNNEKELPDAFLRRCFFHYIAFPDRVTLQKIVDVHYPDIKKDLVSEALDVFFDVRKVPGLKKKPSTSELVDWLKLLMADNIGEAVLRERDPTKAIPPLAGALVKNEQDVQLLERLAFMSRRGTR; this is encoded by the coding sequence ATGAAGTTCGAAGGCACCCGCGCATATGTCGCCACCGATGACCTGAAGCTGGCGGTCAACGCCGCCATCACCCTGGAGCGGCCTTTGCTGGTCAAGGGCGAACCTGGCACCGGCAAGACCATGCTCGCCGAGCAACTGGCCGAGTCCTTCGGTGCCAAGCTGATCACCTGGCACATCAAGTCCACCACCAAGGCTCACCAGGGCCTGTACGAGTACGACGCGGTCAGCCGCCTGCGGGACTCGCAACTGGGTGTGGACAAGGTCCATGACATCCGCAACTACCTGAAAAAGGGCAAGCTGTGGGAGGCCTTCGAGTCCGAAGAGCGGGTGATTCTGCTGATCGACGAAATCGACAAGGCCGACATCGAGTTCCCGAACGACCTGCTGCAAGAACTCGACAAGATGGAGTTCTACGTTTACGAGATCGACGAGACCATCAAGGCCAAGCAGCGTCCGATCATCATCATTACCTCCAACAACGAGAAAGAGCTGCCGGACGCCTTCCTGCGCCGTTGCTTCTTCCACTACATCGCCTTCCCGGATCGCGTCACCCTGCAAAAAATCGTCGACGTGCACTACCCGGACATCAAGAAAGACCTGGTCAGCGAAGCGCTGGACGTGTTCTTCGATGTGCGCAAGGTCCCGGGTTTGAAGAAGAAGCCATCGACGTCCGAACTGGTCGACTGGCTGAAATTGCTGATGGCCGACAACATCGGCGAAGCGGTACTGCGTGAACGCGATCCGACCAAGGCCATTCCGCCACTGGCCGGCGCCCTGGTGAAGAACGAACAGGACGTGCAGTTGCTTGAGCGTCTGGCATTTATGAGCCGTCGCGGCACCCGCTGA
- a CDS encoding VWA domain-containing protein: MLLNLFNEMRAAKVPVSVRELLDLINALKQRVTFADMDEFYYLSRAILVKDERHFDKFDRAFSAYFNGLEKLDDHLQALIPEDWLRKEFERSLTDEERAQIQSLGGLDKLIEEFKKRLEEQKERHAGGNKWIGTGGTSPFGSGGFNPEGIRVGDAGKRQGKAVKVWDQREYKNLDDQVELGTRNIKVALRRLRKFARQGAADELDIDGTIDHTARDAGLLNIQMRPERRNNIKLLLLFDIGGSMDAHVKICEELFSACKTEFKHLEYFYFHNFIYESVWKNNMRRGSERTATMDLLHKYGADYKVIFVGDAAMAPYEITQAGGSVEHWNEEAGYVWMQRFMEKYKKLIWINPYPKDTWGYTSSTKIVRDLIEDQMFPLTLRGLEEGMRFLSK, encoded by the coding sequence ATGCTGCTCAACCTGTTCAATGAAATGCGTGCAGCCAAGGTGCCGGTCTCGGTGCGTGAGCTGCTGGACCTGATCAACGCGCTGAAACAGCGCGTGACCTTCGCCGACATGGACGAGTTTTATTACTTGTCGCGGGCGATTCTGGTGAAGGACGAACGGCATTTCGACAAGTTCGACCGGGCGTTCAGTGCCTACTTCAATGGCCTGGAAAAACTCGACGATCACCTTCAGGCGCTAATTCCCGAAGACTGGTTGCGCAAGGAATTCGAACGTTCGCTGACCGATGAAGAACGCGCGCAGATCCAGTCCCTCGGTGGCCTCGACAAGCTGATCGAAGAGTTCAAGAAGCGTCTCGAAGAACAGAAAGAACGCCATGCCGGCGGCAACAAGTGGATTGGCACCGGTGGCACCAGCCCGTTCGGCTCCGGCGGTTTCAACCCGGAAGGCATCCGGGTCGGCGATGCCGGAAAACGCCAAGGCAAAGCGGTCAAGGTCTGGGACCAGCGCGAGTACAAGAACCTCGACGATCAGGTCGAGTTGGGCACGCGCAACATCAAGGTGGCGCTGCGCAGGCTACGCAAATTCGCCCGCCAGGGTGCGGCGGATGAGCTGGACATCGACGGCACCATCGATCACACCGCTCGCGACGCAGGGCTGCTGAATATTCAGATGCGCCCGGAACGCCGTAACAACATCAAGTTGTTGCTACTGTTCGACATCGGCGGCTCGATGGACGCCCATGTGAAGATCTGCGAGGAGCTGTTCTCGGCCTGCAAGACCGAGTTCAAGCACCTGGAGTACTTCTACTTCCACAACTTCATTTATGAATCGGTGTGGAAGAACAACATGCGCCGTGGCTCGGAACGCACGGCCACCATGGACCTGCTGCATAAGTACGGCGCCGACTACAAAGTGATCTTCGTCGGCGATGCCGCCATGGCGCCTTACGAAATCACCCAGGCCGGCGGCAGCGTCGAGCACTGGAACGAAGAAGCCGGTTACGTGTGGATGCAGCGCTTCATGGAGAAGTACAAGAAACTCATCTGGATCAATCCGTACCCGAAAGACACCTGGGGCTACACCTCCTCGACCAAGATCGTGCGCGATCTGATCGAAGACCAGATGTTCCCGCTGACCTTGCGCGGGCTGGAAGAAGGGATGCGGTTTCTCTCCAAATAA
- a CDS encoding allophanate hydrolase subunit 1, which produces MKPRVEVVAIDCLMVRLFDEIAEANMPWMLAASERLRAGFAGHLIDLVPSYTTLMVHYDLLALSPAQARELIAEALTDLSPNARASGQCHVLPVWYDLSVGPELSLLSQRSGLAVEEVIRRHSEREYQVFALGFAPGFAFMGLVEEVLAAPRLNTPRKRVAAGSVGIAERQTAAYPVVSPGGWNLIGRTPAKLFDREREGYSLMQPGDTVRFAAVSHAEFVNLGGDDTPLEVLA; this is translated from the coding sequence ATGAAGCCACGGGTTGAAGTGGTGGCCATCGATTGCCTGATGGTGCGGCTGTTCGATGAAATCGCCGAAGCCAACATGCCGTGGATGCTCGCTGCCAGCGAGCGACTGCGTGCAGGATTCGCCGGGCATTTGATCGATCTGGTGCCGTCTTATACAACCCTGATGGTGCATTACGACCTGCTCGCCTTGAGTCCGGCTCAGGCGCGGGAGCTGATCGCCGAAGCCTTGACCGATCTGAGCCCCAACGCCCGGGCCAGTGGTCAATGCCATGTGTTGCCGGTCTGGTATGACCTCAGTGTCGGACCTGAGCTGAGCCTGCTTTCGCAGCGCAGCGGGCTGGCTGTGGAGGAGGTGATTCGTCGCCACAGCGAGCGTGAGTATCAAGTGTTCGCGCTGGGTTTTGCCCCGGGGTTTGCCTTTATGGGACTGGTTGAGGAAGTGCTGGCCGCGCCCCGTTTGAATACCCCGCGCAAGCGCGTGGCGGCCGGCAGCGTGGGGATTGCCGAGCGGCAGACCGCGGCTTATCCGGTGGTGTCGCCGGGTGGCTGGAACCTGATCGGTCGCACCCCGGCCAAATTGTTTGACCGCGAACGTGAGGGCTACAGCCTGATGCAACCGGGCGATACGGTGCGTTTTGCCGCGGTCAGTCATGCCGAGTTCGTCAATCTGGGCGGCGACGATACGCCGCTGGAGGTGCTGGCATGA
- a CDS encoding biotin-dependent carboxyltransferase family protein yields the protein MSRLTIEASTPLCLLQDAGRFGVRHLGVTQGGAADWLSMSWANWLLGNSLEAAVIEVTLGGFTLEAQDDCCLALAGADLGALLDGQPLAPWRSFQLKKGQRLQFTQPVLGARAYLAAPGGFNAPKVLGSCATVVREELGGLDGFGRPLARAAELGYSGPAQALREVPRAQRPDFTLNQPLDLVLGAQHGEFSGQSLFDAFNRVWTLDSRADRMGIRLLGTALQYQGKPMISEGIPLGAVQVPPDGQPIVLLNDRQTIGGYPRLGALTPLALARLAQCLPGQQIRLAPVVQETAHRQQVEYLRRFF from the coding sequence ATGAGCCGTTTGACGATCGAAGCCAGCACGCCGTTGTGCTTGCTGCAGGATGCCGGCCGGTTTGGTGTGCGGCATCTGGGCGTGACCCAGGGTGGTGCGGCGGATTGGCTGTCGATGTCCTGGGCCAACTGGCTGCTGGGTAACTCGCTGGAGGCCGCGGTGATTGAAGTTACCCTCGGCGGTTTTACCCTGGAGGCGCAAGACGATTGTTGTCTGGCGCTGGCGGGGGCGGACCTCGGTGCGCTACTCGACGGCCAGCCGCTGGCGCCGTGGCGCAGTTTTCAGCTGAAGAAAGGCCAGCGTTTGCAATTTACCCAACCGGTGCTCGGTGCCCGCGCCTATCTGGCAGCGCCTGGCGGTTTCAACGCGCCCAAGGTGTTGGGCAGTTGTGCGACGGTGGTGCGTGAGGAACTCGGTGGTCTCGACGGTTTTGGCCGCCCCCTGGCACGCGCTGCCGAATTGGGTTATTCGGGGCCGGCGCAGGCTCTGCGGGAGGTACCGCGCGCGCAGCGACCGGACTTCACGCTGAATCAGCCGCTGGATCTGGTGCTCGGTGCGCAACATGGCGAGTTCAGCGGGCAAAGCCTGTTTGACGCCTTCAACCGTGTCTGGACCCTCGACAGTCGTGCCGACCGCATGGGCATCCGTTTGCTGGGGACGGCGTTGCAGTATCAAGGCAAGCCGATGATCTCCGAAGGCATCCCGCTGGGCGCGGTTCAAGTGCCACCGGACGGGCAGCCGATCGTGCTGCTCAATGATCGGCAGACCATTGGCGGTTATCCACGGTTAGGCGCGTTGACGCCATTGGCGTTGGCCCGCCTGGCGCAATGTTTGCCAGGGCAGCAGATCCGGTTGGCGCCGGTGGTGCAGGAAACGGCGCATCGGCAGCAGGTCGAGTATTTGCGCAGGTTCTTTTAA
- a CDS encoding MFS transporter, translating to MSAPDTLDVAKPKIESRPGPFDWYRNINQQERRTFWSCKVGYGLDGMDTQMLSFVVPTLIAMWGITTGQAGLIHTSTLIASAIGGWVAGILSDRIGRVRTLQLTVLWFAFFTFLCGFAQNYEQLLIARTLMGFGFGGEWTAGAVLMGEVIRAKDRGKAVGMVQSGWALGWGLTAILYALLFSVLPPEDAWRALFILGIVPAIFVIFVRRLVKDPEIYRQAKARQEPSNPSRFYEIFAPGMLSTTFRASLLTTGALGGYYAITSWLPTFLKNERGLSVLGTGGYLAMVILGSYAGYVISAYLTDILGRKKNFILFAVGSFTIVLLYTQLPVSNGVMLWLGFPLGFFASGIFSGMGAFLTELFPTRIRGSGQGFCYNVGRALAALFPLLIGLLSQKVPLSVGIGAFAAVSYGVVILAALSLPETRGKQLDAQ from the coding sequence ATGAGTGCGCCCGACACGCTCGATGTCGCCAAACCCAAGATCGAGAGCCGCCCCGGCCCGTTCGACTGGTATCGCAACATCAATCAGCAGGAACGCCGAACCTTCTGGAGCTGCAAGGTCGGCTATGGCCTGGACGGCATGGACACCCAAATGCTGAGCTTTGTGGTGCCGACACTGATCGCCATGTGGGGCATCACCACTGGCCAAGCGGGGCTGATCCACACCAGCACGCTGATCGCTTCGGCGATTGGCGGTTGGGTCGCCGGGATTCTCTCTGACCGCATCGGTCGCGTGCGCACCTTGCAACTGACGGTGCTGTGGTTTGCCTTCTTCACCTTCCTCTGCGGGTTCGCGCAAAACTACGAACAACTGTTGATTGCCCGAACCTTGATGGGCTTCGGTTTCGGTGGCGAATGGACCGCCGGCGCGGTACTGATGGGCGAGGTGATCCGCGCCAAGGATCGCGGCAAGGCGGTGGGCATGGTGCAATCCGGCTGGGCCCTGGGTTGGGGCCTGACGGCGATTCTCTATGCGCTGCTGTTCTCGGTCCTGCCGCCGGAGGATGCCTGGCGTGCGCTGTTCATCCTCGGCATTGTGCCGGCAATTTTCGTGATCTTCGTCCGCCGGTTGGTCAAGGACCCGGAAATCTACCGCCAGGCCAAGGCCCGGCAGGAACCGAGCAACCCGTCGAGGTTCTACGAGATCTTCGCCCCCGGCATGCTCAGCACCACGTTTCGCGCATCCTTGCTGACCACTGGCGCCCTGGGCGGTTACTACGCGATCACTTCCTGGCTGCCGACCTTCCTGAAAAACGAGCGCGGACTGAGCGTACTCGGCACCGGCGGTTATCTGGCGATGGTGATTCTCGGGTCTTACGCTGGCTATGTGATCAGCGCCTACCTGACCGACATTCTGGGTCGCAAGAAGAACTTCATTCTGTTCGCGGTCGGCTCGTTCACCATTGTGCTGCTCTACACCCAACTGCCGGTCAGCAACGGCGTGATGCTCTGGCTGGGTTTTCCGCTGGGGTTCTTCGCCTCGGGGATTTTCAGTGGCATGGGCGCGTTTCTCACCGAGCTGTTTCCAACGCGGATTCGCGGTTCGGGCCAGGGCTTTTGCTACAACGTTGGTCGCGCGCTGGCGGCGCTGTTTCCGCTGCTGATCGGTTTGCTCAGCCAGAAAGTACCGCTGAGCGTCGGGATCGGCGCGTTTGCGGCGGTGTCTTACGGTGTAGTGATCCTGGCGGCGTTGAGCCTGCCGGAAACCCGTGGCAAGCAACTCGATGCGCAGTAA